One region of Candidatus Eisenbacteria bacterium genomic DNA includes:
- a CDS encoding Calx-beta domain-containing protein produces MYPGLWRMAALLVALAAISLPGTAGAQTPIVTIQATDANASEVGPDAGTFTFTRTGSTTLALSITYTISGTAGNGADYSGISTGVTFLAGSATATQTITPLNDALVEGPEIVVLTVDDGAQYDVGVADTDTVTIADNPVPVVTIAATDPNASEVGPDAGTFTFTRVGNTSLGLSINYTIGGTAGNGADYSGISTGVTFLAGSATATQTITPFSDALVEGPETVILTLDDGAQYDLGVDTDATVTIADAPPPTTTSTSSSTSTSSTTSTSTSSSTSTSSSTSSTSSTSTSSSTLTSTTSSTSTSTSTTTSSSTSSSTSSSTTSTTSTSTSTSTSTSTSSSTSSTTTRPPTTTTTLPEATCGTIPDGPTFASIECRLTALQDRVNTAPDLGSYQSKLRTKLDKLLGRAHAAIDACRDAKLDRAKARLKELVKGLTGYRHLLAGRAARKKLDPEVRASFLDAGEPIKADALALRGALACPDDAP; encoded by the coding sequence ATGTACCCCGGATTGTGGCGGATGGCCGCATTGCTCGTCGCGCTGGCGGCCATTTCCCTACCGGGCACGGCAGGCGCCCAGACCCCGATCGTTACGATACAGGCCACCGATGCCAACGCTTCGGAGGTCGGTCCCGACGCGGGCACCTTCACCTTCACGCGCACGGGGAGCACGACGCTCGCGCTCTCGATCACCTACACGATCAGCGGCACCGCGGGGAACGGCGCCGACTATTCGGGCATCAGCACGGGCGTCACCTTCCTGGCAGGCAGCGCCACCGCCACGCAGACGATCACCCCGCTGAACGACGCCCTCGTCGAGGGCCCCGAGATCGTCGTCCTCACGGTAGACGACGGCGCCCAGTACGACGTCGGCGTCGCCGATACCGACACGGTGACGATCGCCGACAACCCCGTCCCCGTCGTCACCATCGCCGCCACCGACCCCAACGCGTCGGAGGTGGGGCCCGACGCGGGCACCTTCACCTTCACCCGGGTGGGCAACACGAGCCTCGGCCTCAGCATCAACTACACGATCGGCGGCACGGCGGGGAACGGTGCCGACTATTCGGGCATCAGCACGGGCGTCACCTTCCTGGCAGGCAGCGCCACCGCCACGCAGACGATCACGCCGTTCAGCGACGCGCTCGTCGAGGGCCCCGAGACCGTCATCCTCACCCTGGACGACGGCGCCCAGTACGACCTCGGCGTGGACACCGACGCCACCGTCACCATCGCCGACGCCCCGCCGCCCACGACCACCAGCACCTCCTCGAGCACCAGCACGTCGAGCACCACCAGCACGTCGACGAGCTCGTCGACCTCGACGTCCTCGTCCACGTCATCGACGTCGTCGACCTCCACGTCCTCGTCGACGCTCACGTCGACCACCTCGTCCACGAGCACGTCGACCAGCACGACCACCTCGTCGTCGACGTCCTCGTCCACGTCGTCGAGCACGACTTCGACGACGAGCACGTCGACCAGCACCAGCACGTCGACGTCGACTTCCTCGTCGACCTCGTCCACCACGACGAGGCCGCCGACGACCACGACCACGCTCCCCGAGGCCACCTGCGGCACGATCCCCGACGGCCCCACGTTCGCCTCCATCGAGTGCCGGCTCACCGCGCTGCAGGATCGCGTGAACACGGCGCCCGACCTCGGTAGCTACCAGTCGAAGCTCCGGACGAAGCTCGACAAGCTGCTGGGCCGTGCGCACGCCGCGATCGACGCCTGCCGCGACGCCAAGCTCGACCGGGCGAAGGCCCGATTGAAGGAGCTCGTGAAGGGGCTCACCGGCTATCGCCACCTCCTGGCGGGCCGCGCGGCGCGCAAGAAGCTCGATCCGGAGGTGCGCGCGAGCTTCCTCGACGCCGGCGAGCCGATCAAGGCCGACGCGCTGGCGCTCCGTGGCGCGCTCGCCTGCCCCGACGACGCCCCGTGA
- a CDS encoding SDR family oxidoreductase gives MAGRLEGKVAVVTGGGNGIGRATVLRFLSEGARVLAADLNAESGAETAELAKKAGHGDRVKFVRANVTEERDVQAAIEGAQRAWGRLDCVFNNAGVAGAIGPITHIAVEDFDYTMAVLVRGVFLGMKHGGRLMRAQGQGGTIISTASVAGLSGGDGPQAYSAAKAAVINLTRAVAIEMAPDRVRVNCVCPGGINTPLLHRGSPEAMGELLDRAQPWPEHGRPEDIAAAALYLASDDARFVTGEALVVDGGLSIVGGNTMRGSIGGAQVVNVIGVDRGSTGEMSTLRTIE, from the coding sequence ATGGCAGGACGACTCGAAGGCAAGGTTGCCGTCGTCACGGGCGGCGGGAATGGGATCGGGCGCGCGACCGTGCTGCGCTTTCTCTCCGAGGGCGCGCGTGTCCTCGCGGCGGACCTGAATGCGGAGAGCGGCGCGGAGACGGCCGAGCTGGCGAAGAAGGCCGGGCACGGCGATCGCGTGAAGTTCGTGCGCGCGAACGTCACGGAAGAACGGGACGTGCAGGCGGCGATCGAGGGCGCGCAGCGCGCCTGGGGCCGGCTCGACTGCGTCTTCAACAACGCCGGCGTCGCCGGCGCGATCGGTCCCATCACGCACATCGCGGTCGAGGACTTCGACTACACGATGGCGGTGCTGGTGCGCGGAGTGTTTCTCGGCATGAAGCACGGCGGGCGGCTCATGCGTGCGCAGGGGCAGGGCGGCACGATCATCAGCACCGCGTCGGTGGCGGGGCTGTCGGGCGGCGATGGGCCGCAGGCCTACTCGGCCGCCAAGGCGGCCGTCATCAACCTCACGCGCGCAGTCGCGATCGAGATGGCGCCCGATCGCGTGCGCGTCAACTGCGTCTGCCCGGGCGGCATCAACACACCGCTCCTGCACCGTGGCAGCCCCGAGGCGATGGGCGAGCTCCTCGATCGCGCGCAGCCGTGGCCCGAGCACGGCCGGCCCGAGGACATCGCGGCCGCGGCCCTGTATCTCGCGAGCGACGACGCGCGGTTCGTCACGGGCGAGGCGCTCGTAGTCGACGGCGGGCTCAGCATCGTCGGCGGCAATACGATGCGGGGGTCGATCGGCGGCGCGCAGGTCGTCAACGTGATCGGGGTCGATCGGGGGTCGACGGGGGAGATGTCTACGCTGCGGACGATCGAGTAG
- a CDS encoding SDR family oxidoreductase has product MSRTQPLTGKTAIVTGASSGIGRAVAEKLGEAGATTYLAGRTLSAMEESKARIEKAGGRAIVVALDVRDVKQVQSLVDRAVRDTGRLDIMVNNAGLSYPTPIVEGDPEEWRAMLETNVLGLLVGSQAAVRAMRACKAEGHIVNISSIAAQRADSGVYGATKHAVTCISSTLRRELEEDTIRVVDVRPGAIATNFARNFDPAFVTGFVQATGVKVDVKRGERLPDEVMEKLQPIMKQVLSSAEDVANAVFYVVTQPIHVNVAEIVVRPPKQLNL; this is encoded by the coding sequence ATGAGCCGCACGCAACCCCTCACCGGAAAGACCGCCATCGTGACCGGCGCATCGAGTGGCATCGGCCGCGCCGTCGCCGAGAAGCTGGGCGAGGCCGGCGCCACGACCTACCTCGCCGGCCGCACGCTGTCGGCGATGGAGGAATCGAAGGCCCGTATCGAGAAGGCCGGCGGACGGGCGATCGTGGTCGCGCTCGACGTCCGCGATGTGAAGCAGGTCCAGTCCCTGGTCGACCGCGCCGTCCGCGACACGGGGCGCCTCGACATCATGGTGAACAACGCCGGCCTCTCGTACCCGACGCCCATCGTCGAGGGCGATCCGGAGGAATGGCGCGCGATGCTCGAGACGAACGTGCTGGGACTTCTCGTCGGCAGCCAGGCGGCGGTGCGCGCGATGCGTGCCTGCAAAGCCGAGGGCCACATCGTGAACATCTCCTCGATCGCCGCGCAGCGCGCCGACTCGGGCGTCTACGGCGCCACCAAGCACGCCGTCACCTGCATCAGCAGCACGCTGCGCCGCGAGCTCGAAGAGGACACGATCCGCGTCGTCGACGTCCGTCCCGGCGCGATCGCGACGAACTTTGCGCGCAACTTCGACCCGGCTTTCGTCACCGGGTTCGTGCAGGCGACCGGCGTGAAGGTCGACGTGAAGCGCGGCGAGCGGCTACCGGACGAGGTGATGGAGAAGCTCCAGCCCATCATGAAGCAGGTCCTGTCCAGCGCCGAGGACGTCGCGAACGCGGTGTTCTACGTGGTGACGCAGCCGATCCACGTGAACGTCGCCGAGATCGTCGTGCGGCCGCCGAAGCAGCTGAACCTGTAG
- a CDS encoding nuclear transport factor 2 family protein, protein MPNLEETVAALARRVEQLEDELAIHRVIIRYGLGVDAGDPDRAAAVFTEDGVYDVDVGRMEGRDAVRSMVRGARHQEMVGHCAHQMGPAVVTLHGPDRASAVGYSRVYLETRAGTHVYRVSLNKWELVKQAGAWLIARRTTRVLGHAEALNVIR, encoded by the coding sequence ATGCCGAACCTCGAAGAGACGGTCGCCGCCCTCGCGCGCCGCGTGGAGCAGCTCGAGGACGAGCTCGCGATCCACCGTGTGATCATCCGCTACGGCCTCGGGGTCGACGCCGGCGATCCCGACCGCGCCGCCGCGGTCTTCACCGAGGACGGCGTCTACGACGTCGACGTCGGACGCATGGAGGGGCGCGATGCCGTGCGATCGATGGTGCGCGGCGCGCGCCACCAGGAGATGGTCGGCCACTGCGCGCACCAGATGGGTCCGGCGGTCGTGACGCTGCACGGCCCCGATCGCGCCAGCGCCGTCGGCTACTCGCGCGTCTATCTCGAGACGCGCGCCGGCACGCACGTCTATCGGGTGAGCCTCAACAAATGGGAGCTCGTGAAGCAGGCCGGCGCGTGGCTCATCGCCCGGCGCACGACGCGCGTGCTCGGCCACGCGGAGGCGTTGAACGTGATCCGATAG